The Leptospira brenneri genome includes a window with the following:
- a CDS encoding GyrI-like domain-containing protein: MDSKIVTIERKFIVGYKKEMSLVDHQTGILWKNFIPKLSQILNRVDSLLISATVYPSDYFENFHPSHHFIKWAGVEVSDIKTIPDGLEVLEIPTGLYSCFEYKGHPNDAGPFYQTIFQDWFPKSGYELDNRPHFEEMGEKYKNDDPNSEELVYIPILKR; this comes from the coding sequence ATGGACTCAAAAATTGTTACCATCGAACGAAAGTTTATTGTTGGTTATAAAAAAGAAATGTCCCTTGTAGACCATCAAACTGGTATTTTGTGGAAAAATTTTATTCCTAAACTTAGTCAGATTTTGAATCGGGTGGATTCTCTTTTGATTTCCGCTACGGTTTATCCTTCGGATTACTTTGAAAATTTTCATCCCAGTCATCATTTTATTAAATGGGCGGGTGTGGAGGTTTCAGATATAAAAACGATTCCTGATGGTTTGGAGGTATTAGAGATTCCGACGGGCCTCTACAGTTGTTTTGAATATAAAGGTCATCCGAATGATGCGGGTCCCTTTTATCAAACAATTTTTCAGGATTGGTTTCCTAAGTCTGGCTATGAATTGGACAATCGTCCTCATTTCGAAGAGATGGGAGAAAAATACAAAAATGACGATCCTAACTCAGAGGAGCTTGTTTATATTCCGATCTTAAAAAGATAA
- a CDS encoding OmpP1/FadL family transporter: MDLRKKRIYTYSLLVLTLVLSFGNRLEAIDGLTRNAFNARYEGLAGTNTALGGSAIDVALNPANLSIKKGKLLEFGATNSTIYTRYQDRFLDSNPQYVYSNDKKSAVNAPAPYIAFKTQVTENLNYGIAFYVSGGAKGGVDKITRNTPTGQTLNDWGDLALPAGIGDNPQVKESNSNEFAIARLVNGISYDFGKLSVGISIEGLYGYQRLNQKYYDLTGSVEVPGTGSYYESSKKSFALGGIFGLNYKVNEWLRIAYSYQAHASLPMNGHYTVGINNPAYYRTTGVSYFFNMPEKHSLGFAFGADNLKVGLDFVYTNYGSYLRKVTQRLEDPWLATPVGNVQAGDAQLNFRDQFAALIGLEHKISESWIYRLGYSYNTLPIKSNGLGGSTGGFFSLQHVVAAGFSYLFDKWSIDFGISYNGPRNKITGAKGTDWDLSHYIRTGPTSFNGLGYSYNAESSFVNVTLGATRSFD; the protein is encoded by the coding sequence ATGGACTTAAGAAAAAAAAGAATCTACACCTATTCTCTCTTAGTTTTGACTCTCGTTTTGTCCTTCGGAAATCGTCTCGAAGCCATTGATGGTCTCACGCGTAATGCATTTAACGCACGTTATGAAGGTCTTGCGGGAACTAATACGGCTTTGGGGGGATCGGCAATTGATGTGGCTTTAAATCCTGCGAATCTTTCCATAAAAAAAGGAAAACTTTTAGAATTTGGAGCTACCAACTCTACGATCTACACAAGATACCAAGATCGTTTTTTGGATTCTAATCCTCAGTATGTTTATTCGAATGATAAAAAATCTGCAGTGAATGCACCCGCCCCTTATATCGCATTCAAAACTCAAGTCACAGAAAACTTAAATTATGGAATTGCATTTTATGTATCAGGTGGAGCCAAAGGCGGAGTGGATAAAATCACTCGGAATACTCCCACCGGACAAACGTTAAATGATTGGGGTGATTTAGCTCTTCCCGCAGGAATAGGAGACAATCCACAAGTGAAGGAATCGAATTCTAATGAGTTTGCAATTGCGAGATTGGTCAATGGGATTTCGTATGATTTTGGGAAACTTTCCGTTGGAATTAGTATTGAAGGGCTTTATGGATACCAACGACTGAACCAAAAATATTATGATTTAACTGGATCTGTTGAAGTTCCTGGTACGGGATCCTATTACGAGAGTAGTAAAAAATCTTTTGCCTTAGGTGGAATTTTTGGGCTTAATTATAAAGTCAACGAATGGTTACGCATTGCTTACTCCTACCAAGCGCATGCTTCCTTACCGATGAATGGTCATTATACGGTCGGTATTAATAATCCGGCATACTATCGAACAACAGGGGTTTCTTATTTTTTTAATATGCCTGAAAAACATTCCTTAGGTTTTGCTTTTGGAGCAGATAATCTGAAAGTTGGTTTGGACTTTGTTTATACGAATTATGGGTCCTATTTAAGAAAAGTAACGCAGAGATTGGAGGATCCTTGGCTTGCCACACCGGTGGGTAACGTACAGGCAGGTGATGCTCAATTGAATTTTAGAGATCAGTTTGCAGCTCTTATTGGGTTAGAACATAAAATCTCAGAAAGTTGGATTTACCGTTTGGGATATAGTTATAATACACTTCCCATTAAAAGTAATGGCCTTGGCGGATCGACGGGTGGATTCTTTTCGTTACAACATGTGGTTGCCGCTGGTTTTAGTTATCTCTTTGATAAGTGGAGCATTGATTTTGGAATCAGTTACAATGGTCCAAGAAACAAGATTACCGGTGCCAAGGGGACAGATTGGGATTTGTCTCATTACATTCGTACAGGCCCTACTTCTTTTAATGGATTGGGTTATAGTTACAATGCAGAATCTTCTTTTGTGAACGTTACCTTAGGAGCCACTAGAAGTTTTGATTGA
- a CDS encoding AraC family transcriptional regulator, whose product MQEILKEMIGLCSAATTEPTKTELPRVLIIQGEVPKHQLAAIYEPMVGLVLQGSKTVSIGTQVIHLKPGSYFVIPTEMPATGFVKQGPNGLPYISMGIQLDRTILTDLLKDIPSNSNYSNIGTSDFSVCKVTTSFLEVCLRMLRLLKTPEHIPALAPAYEREILYHVLIGPDGWRLRQLFQTRDKESSIHQAIQWVRNHFIDSFEINQLADRACMGITTFHRQFKAITGLSPIQFQKQLRLLEARKLLTFSGYSVTDAALDVGYESTSQFNREYSRFFGNSPGKDSKILKEMVL is encoded by the coding sequence ATGCAGGAAATTCTAAAGGAAATGATTGGGCTTTGTTCAGCTGCAACTACGGAACCAACGAAGACGGAGTTACCGCGAGTGCTCATCATCCAAGGAGAAGTGCCGAAACACCAACTGGCTGCCATTTATGAACCAATGGTTGGTCTTGTTTTGCAAGGGAGTAAAACGGTTTCTATTGGAACACAAGTCATCCATTTGAAACCAGGATCTTATTTTGTGATCCCAACGGAAATGCCAGCTACTGGATTTGTAAAACAAGGTCCGAATGGATTGCCATATATTTCGATGGGGATTCAATTGGATCGGACGATTTTAACTGATTTGTTAAAAGATATCCCATCTAATAGTAATTATTCGAATATTGGGACAAGTGATTTTTCTGTATGTAAAGTTACCACTAGTTTTTTGGAAGTTTGTCTTCGAATGCTCCGACTTTTAAAAACCCCTGAACACATTCCCGCATTAGCTCCTGCATACGAAAGAGAGATACTCTATCATGTATTGATTGGCCCAGACGGTTGGAGGCTTCGACAGCTATTCCAAACAAGAGATAAAGAATCGAGTATTCATCAAGCAATCCAATGGGTGCGTAATCATTTCATAGATTCCTTTGAAATCAATCAATTGGCAGATAGAGCTTGTATGGGTATCACTACATTTCATAGGCAATTCAAAGCGATTACTGGTTTGAGTCCGATTCAATTCCAAAAACAGTTACGATTGTTAGAAGCACGAAAACTTTTAACCTTTAGTGGTTATTCTGTTACAGATGCGGCATTGGATGTGGGATATGAAAGTACTTCCCAGTTTAATAGAGAATACAGTCGATTTTTTGGAAATTCCCCTGGAAAGGATTCAAAGATATTAAAGGAGATGGTTCTTTAA
- a CDS encoding SDR family NAD(P)-dependent oxidoreductase, with protein MKVAIITGGSNGIGKATALELGKRGIGVILTYNSYKDRADAVVSEIEKNPGVRAVALKLDLTKKDTFPKFVEEVKNKLSEVWNRNSFDYLVNNGGIGGPMLFTELTEEYFEQILNTNYKGPIFLSQKLIGLMEDNGSIVNTSSSSSNKAFVGYSIYGSLKAALSTWTRYLANELAPRKIRVNAVSPGPTHSNFGDGVFDKYPEFIQPLAEQTAFKRIGLPEDIGKVIVNLLSDDFGWVTAQDIEVSGGHLL; from the coding sequence ATGAAAGTAGCAATCATCACTGGTGGAAGTAACGGGATTGGCAAAGCAACTGCATTGGAACTCGGCAAACGAGGTATAGGTGTGATCCTCACTTACAATTCATACAAAGACCGAGCAGATGCCGTTGTCAGTGAAATTGAAAAAAATCCTGGAGTGCGAGCAGTCGCATTAAAACTAGATCTCACTAAAAAAGATACTTTTCCGAAATTTGTGGAAGAAGTAAAAAACAAACTCTCTGAAGTTTGGAACCGAAACAGTTTCGACTACTTAGTCAATAACGGTGGAATCGGCGGCCCAATGCTTTTCACAGAATTAACAGAAGAATACTTCGAACAAATTCTTAATACCAACTACAAAGGGCCCATCTTTTTATCACAAAAATTGATTGGCCTTATGGAAGATAACGGATCCATTGTCAACACCTCCAGTTCATCGAGTAACAAAGCTTTTGTTGGGTATTCTATCTATGGATCTCTGAAAGCGGCTTTGTCAACCTGGACTCGTTATCTGGCAAATGAACTGGCTCCTCGTAAAATTCGTGTAAATGCAGTCTCACCAGGACCCACGCATAGTAATTTTGGTGATGGAGTGTTTGATAAATATCCAGAATTCATCCAACCATTAGCAGAACAAACTGCTTTCAAACGGATTGGTTTACCCGAAGACATTGGCAAAGTGATTGTAAATTTACTCTCAGATGATTTTGGTTGGGTCACAGCACAAGACATCGAAGTCTCAGGTGGACATTTACTTTAA
- a CDS encoding TetR/AcrR family transcriptional regulator — MGKGEDTKSMILEKAVQVASVQGLQGLTIGTLADELGMSKSGLFAKFASKENLQIDVLRVGSELFRRNVVYPALKTKPGLTRLKTAFQMWLSWAHTDSLPGGCLFLSSSSEFDDRPGVVRDHLKKTQISWQKTLKQFVQDAKDTLELDSNTNVDKLVQEIWGLILSFHFYNRLLEDKNTEKRTKQSFNELIKRNQYKENQD; from the coding sequence ATGGGCAAAGGGGAAGATACAAAATCAATGATTTTGGAAAAAGCTGTCCAGGTGGCAAGTGTCCAAGGATTGCAAGGACTCACCATAGGAACCTTAGCCGACGAATTAGGAATGTCCAAAAGTGGACTTTTTGCCAAGTTTGCTTCCAAAGAAAATCTCCAAATCGATGTCCTCCGAGTGGGAAGTGAACTTTTCCGCAGAAACGTGGTATATCCTGCTTTAAAAACGAAACCAGGCCTAACCAGACTCAAAACAGCTTTCCAGATGTGGTTGTCTTGGGCCCACACAGACAGTTTGCCTGGAGGATGTTTATTTTTATCCTCTAGTTCGGAATTTGACGATAGGCCGGGGGTTGTAAGGGATCATTTAAAAAAAACACAGATCAGTTGGCAAAAGACATTAAAACAATTTGTACAAGATGCGAAAGACACTTTAGAACTAGATTCTAATACAAATGTAGATAAGCTGGTACAAGAAATTTGGGGACTCATCTTATCCTTTCATTTTTATAACAGACTTCTAGAAGACAAAAATACAGAAAAAAGAACCAAACAAAGTTTTAACGAATTAATCAAACGAAATCAGTATAAAGAGAATCAAGACTAA
- a CDS encoding alpha/beta hydrolase codes for MEINSTIVRSLNRSYPITMEEKWAFAKRKPMFFGHVAAQYFLSTQKQKPSRKEMDVLTLAEQKEFQENEHHIQYFHWQGKGETVLLVHGWNGHTGNFSRIIPSLLEEGYNVVGIDLPGHGFSSGKYSNIVLSAKMVRRLTQIIGNPDYIITHSFGGAVATVAQELGVSANKLVYIAPPLRLEILRKSFSEYYQLTEEEQDSMRSVLERKVKQPLSSLDLSTAGPKFNNSLLVIHDEDDLEIPFSMGLTVSKAWKKSKLIKTKGLGHKMILRTESVKDEIIGFLKAD; via the coding sequence ATGGAAATTAATAGCACGATCGTTCGTTCTTTAAATAGATCTTATCCCATCACGATGGAAGAAAAATGGGCCTTTGCTAAAAGAAAACCGATGTTTTTTGGTCATGTGGCAGCCCAATATTTTTTATCCACACAGAAACAAAAACCATCACGGAAGGAAATGGATGTCCTAACCTTAGCGGAACAAAAAGAATTTCAAGAAAACGAACACCACATCCAATACTTTCACTGGCAGGGAAAGGGGGAAACTGTTCTTCTGGTTCACGGTTGGAACGGACATACGGGAAACTTTTCAAGGATTATCCCTTCACTTTTAGAAGAAGGTTATAATGTTGTTGGAATTGATCTACCAGGACATGGATTTTCTTCCGGAAAGTATTCCAATATTGTTCTCTCAGCCAAGATGGTTCGTAGACTTACACAAATCATTGGAAACCCAGATTATATCATCACACATTCTTTTGGCGGTGCAGTAGCAACCGTTGCACAAGAATTAGGTGTAAGTGCAAACAAATTAGTTTATATTGCCCCACCCTTACGATTGGAAATTTTAAGAAAAAGTTTCAGCGAATACTATCAATTGACAGAAGAAGAACAGGATTCGATGCGTTCTGTTCTGGAACGAAAGGTCAAACAACCTTTAAGTAGTTTGGATTTAAGTACAGCAGGACCAAAGTTTAATAACTCACTTCTTGTCATTCACGATGAAGATGATTTAGAAATTCCCTTTTCGATGGGGCTCACTGTATCGAAAGCATGGAAAAAATCCAAGTTAATAAAAACAAAAGGTCTCGGTCATAAAATGATTTTAAGAACCGAGAGCGTAAAAGATGAAATTATTGGTTTTTTAAAAGCGGATTAA
- a CDS encoding methyl-accepting chemotaxis protein: MLTIADLWKQGKIIINRIRFGLVLLFLLAMIGAKDEFQPKMFLIHMIGTCTMGFYCAIAYILERKTNPPTWFHKSLILMDTLVLGGTIIMDCTLSLKEAQAALANAVVYFIFFFNAIYSGFLGDRKFVLFNSFIGAMTSAVALYCAVNIAGIKLSVDPELSRQMGYVGLAGEVMKPIFIMIAGYIVSLLVQLLTKISSLAELKANEAELLLGQTKERNKISANAAVKLESSITNFSDFVSRTSVKLESQAASLEEITAVISELSSSFESNGSSIEEQNNKVQGMVSDTEILKETVDQILVQSERLVEIAEINKKESMSVTEVADQTATHLESIQSSFDQVNEINNIVAEIGEKTNLLALNASIEAARAGDVGKGFAVVANEVSKLAEFTKNNVKRISTVVKSSKEIISNARNASKDTGELAKSQIERLNQTLVEIQDMNRLYLEQRNTLSAILVELAQIRELSKQISESTKEQLLGQKEASKGIVQLEMEVNEISRASKDLEEHIEMIKDEANKLASMSQS, encoded by the coding sequence GTGTTAACAATCGCAGATCTTTGGAAACAAGGGAAAATCATCATCAACAGAATCAGGTTCGGACTCGTTCTATTATTCCTACTCGCAATGATTGGGGCCAAAGACGAATTCCAACCAAAGATGTTTTTGATCCACATGATTGGAACCTGTACGATGGGGTTTTACTGTGCGATCGCTTATATTCTCGAAAGAAAAACAAACCCTCCTACTTGGTTTCATAAATCTCTCATTTTGATGGATACTTTAGTTTTGGGTGGAACCATCATTATGGATTGCACTCTCAGTTTGAAAGAAGCACAAGCTGCACTTGCAAATGCAGTAGTATATTTTATCTTTTTCTTTAATGCGATTTATTCCGGATTTTTAGGAGATCGTAAATTTGTTTTATTTAATTCTTTCATCGGGGCAATGACTTCAGCAGTTGCTTTGTATTGTGCTGTGAACATTGCTGGGATCAAACTCTCGGTAGATCCTGAATTGTCTCGCCAAATGGGTTACGTTGGTCTGGCAGGGGAAGTGATGAAACCTATTTTTATCATGATTGCCGGATACATAGTCAGTTTACTTGTTCAATTATTAACAAAGATTAGTTCCCTGGCAGAACTCAAAGCAAATGAAGCAGAACTATTACTTGGTCAAACCAAGGAACGAAATAAAATTTCCGCCAACGCTGCTGTAAAACTTGAAAGTTCGATCACTAACTTCAGTGACTTTGTTTCTAGAACGTCTGTTAAATTGGAATCCCAAGCAGCATCTTTAGAAGAAATTACTGCTGTCATTTCGGAACTATCTAGTTCATTCGAATCTAATGGATCTTCTATCGAAGAACAAAATAATAAAGTACAAGGAATGGTTTCTGATACAGAAATACTCAAAGAAACTGTGGATCAAATTCTTGTACAAAGTGAACGGCTTGTCGAAATTGCAGAAATAAATAAAAAAGAGAGTATGTCTGTTACGGAAGTTGCTGACCAAACTGCCACTCACTTAGAGTCCATCCAGTCTTCTTTTGACCAGGTAAATGAAATCAACAATATCGTTGCTGAAATTGGAGAAAAAACAAATTTACTTGCGTTAAATGCTTCAATTGAAGCGGCAAGGGCTGGTGATGTTGGGAAAGGATTTGCCGTTGTTGCAAACGAAGTGAGTAAACTTGCTGAGTTTACAAAAAATAACGTAAAACGAATTTCGACAGTAGTTAAAAGTTCCAAAGAAATCATTTCGAATGCGAGAAATGCCTCCAAAGATACTGGTGAACTCGCCAAATCACAAATTGAACGTTTGAATCAAACCTTGGTAGAAATCCAAGATATGAACCGATTGTATTTGGAACAAAGAAATACTCTTTCTGCAATTTTAGTAGAACTTGCTCAAATTAGAGAATTATCCAAACAAATTTCTGAATCCACCAAAGAACAGTTACTTGGTCAGAAAGAAGCTTCGAAAGGAATTGTCCAACTAGAAATGGAAGTCAATGAAATCAGTCGAGCCTCCAAAGATCTAGAAGAACACATTGAAATGATCAAAGACGAAGCAAATAAACTGGCATCAATGAGCCAGAGTTAA
- a CDS encoding DUF3052 family protein, giving the protein MTAGYSGKPLVEKLGIKENMNLHFINLPSKDFLKNWGTFPKPINILEKPRAGMDMIHFFTQSSKEYNQKLPKLIQFLKPTGMIWISWPKKSSKISTDMNEDLIRNFALELGLVDIKVCAVDEIWSGLKLVIRKENR; this is encoded by the coding sequence ATGACTGCTGGATATTCAGGAAAACCACTGGTTGAGAAATTAGGAATCAAAGAAAATATGAACCTTCATTTTATCAATCTTCCCTCCAAAGATTTTCTAAAAAACTGGGGAACGTTTCCCAAACCAATCAATATCTTAGAAAAACCGAGAGCCGGAATGGATATGATCCATTTCTTCACTCAATCTTCAAAAGAGTACAACCAGAAATTACCAAAACTAATCCAATTTCTAAAACCAACGGGAATGATCTGGATTTCTTGGCCGAAAAAATCTTCCAAAATTTCTACCGATATGAATGAAGACCTCATTCGTAATTTTGCTTTGGAATTGGGACTTGTAGATATTAAAGTCTGTGCTGTCGATGAAATTTGGTCAGGATTAAAACTAGTCATTCGAAAAGAAAATCGATAA
- a CDS encoding methyl-accepting chemotaxis protein: MKFNSLKTVIVALSVAVIIVLALGISSFAYIIAKDYIVDAYIGEMKNVAKLSGKHIRNFFDQQFLLAEFTASNPEFAERCIKKDRRYLDPLLANLSKKFNVYENVFLSTAEENPIVFSDATGKAIGFRWGNTGFDENIKAVLEGKPALSKVNRSPVTEEPVAVLTMPVFQGKQVVAIFAFAISLNQLTNEVVKDVKIGKEGFVAITDREGQVLGHPDKSLILKLDLKKLDWGRRLLELKSEEHMEYFFGREKIATVFDLQKYNIRLATIASKGEILTVVHDMLFKIGIFVVIILSISIYALSHLITRRLKPISGLRDLFKKMSSGDLTQSLTITHNDEIGELSGDTNSFLISLRKIVSEIQFISQELASSAGELSSSSDSFSGGAQATAASTEQMSATVEEMSASMENITGSIDIQHRNISQFQIRIQELADSVKKVADEIDHTLVRMKSISNQAKEGEQSLTGMNDMISNILKSSDEMKAIIAIINEISDQTQLLALNAAIEAARAGDAGRGFAVVAEEISKLSIRTASSIKSISEMINKNSKELDGGAKSIQSSTSLIQEIIKNINGVSEAMDSLYTVMGSQAEINQSVLENSMVVKGESDQIKTAADEQRGAVREITNVITQINEHTINTAAGAEEMSSSAKNLSNTADKLKGICDQFQV, encoded by the coding sequence ATGAAATTCAATAGCCTAAAGACCGTAATCGTTGCTCTGAGTGTTGCCGTAATTATTGTACTCGCTCTCGGAATTTCTTCCTTTGCTTACATTATAGCCAAAGACTACATCGTAGATGCCTACATTGGTGAGATGAAAAACGTTGCAAAACTTTCTGGAAAACATATACGCAATTTTTTTGATCAACAATTTCTCCTCGCGGAATTTACAGCATCAAACCCTGAGTTTGCCGAACGTTGTATTAAAAAGGACCGGCGCTATCTTGATCCACTCCTTGCCAATCTAAGCAAAAAATTCAATGTTTATGAAAATGTGTTTTTATCAACTGCAGAAGAGAACCCAATTGTTTTTTCTGATGCAACGGGTAAAGCCATTGGATTTCGCTGGGGAAACACAGGTTTTGATGAAAATATCAAAGCAGTTCTAGAAGGAAAACCTGCCCTCAGTAAAGTCAATCGTTCTCCTGTTACAGAGGAACCTGTTGCTGTTTTGACGATGCCCGTATTCCAAGGAAAACAAGTAGTAGCAATCTTTGCATTTGCAATATCTTTAAACCAACTCACCAATGAAGTTGTCAAAGATGTAAAAATTGGCAAAGAAGGTTTTGTAGCCATCACGGACAGAGAAGGCCAAGTCCTTGGACATCCAGACAAATCTCTCATTCTAAAACTTGATCTCAAAAAACTAGATTGGGGAAGACGATTACTCGAATTAAAATCTGAAGAACATATGGAATATTTTTTCGGAAGAGAAAAAATTGCGACCGTATTTGATTTACAAAAATATAATATTCGTTTAGCGACAATTGCTTCCAAAGGAGAGATTCTAACAGTCGTTCATGATATGTTATTCAAAATTGGGATCTTCGTTGTAATCATCTTAAGTATTTCTATTTATGCCCTTTCCCATTTGATCACAAGAAGACTAAAACCCATTTCTGGACTCAGAGACCTTTTCAAAAAGATGTCCTCTGGTGACTTAACACAATCTTTAACCATCACACATAATGATGAAATTGGAGAGCTGAGTGGTGATACCAATTCCTTTTTAATCAGTCTTAGGAAGATTGTTTCAGAAATTCAGTTTATCTCTCAGGAACTTGCATCAAGTGCGGGAGAACTTTCCTCAAGTTCAGATAGTTTTTCTGGGGGCGCACAAGCAACGGCAGCTTCCACAGAACAGATGTCAGCTACTGTTGAAGAAATGTCTGCAAGTATGGAAAACATCACAGGTTCAATTGATATCCAACATAGAAATATATCTCAGTTCCAAATTAGGATTCAAGAGTTAGCTGATAGTGTTAAAAAGGTGGCTGACGAAATCGACCATACACTCGTTCGAATGAAATCTATTTCCAACCAGGCCAAAGAGGGAGAACAATCTCTTACGGGAATGAATGATATGATCAGTAATATTTTAAAGTCTTCTGATGAAATGAAGGCCATCATTGCGATCATCAATGAAATCTCTGACCAAACACAACTCTTAGCTCTTAATGCTGCGATTGAAGCGGCAAGGGCTGGGGATGCAGGACGTGGATTTGCTGTAGTCGCCGAAGAAATTTCAAAACTTTCGATTCGAACCGCATCGTCGATCAAATCGATTTCGGAAATGATTAACAAAAACTCTAAAGAATTGGACGGAGGAGCAAAGAGCATTCAGTCCTCTACTTCCCTCATCCAAGAAATCATTAAAAACATCAATGGGGTTTCCGAAGCAATGGATTCTCTTTATACAGTTATGGGTTCTCAGGCTGAAATCAACCAATCCGTTTTGGAAAACTCCATGGTGGTCAAAGGTGAATCTGACCAAATCAAAACAGCGGCCGATGAACAAAGGGGAGCTGTGAGAGAGATTACCAACGTTATCACTCAAATCAATGAACATACCATCAATACAGCCGCAGGGGCAGAAGAGATGTCCTCTTCGGCAAAAAACCTTTCCAACACCGCAGACAAATTAAAAGGAATTTGCGACCAGTTCCAAGTGTAA
- a CDS encoding porin, translating to MKTISKVLLGLLFLTRAISAEPNTNLQSKEETPAPLEAKEHKKETKEPQAKVYRELYEDTESGQIFTKPGPNRVKVEYNRPLTNGNSSTLPDAFAHRPDDTTKEKLTIAGRMQFRGVSGSEDSLYNNGHRDFNSVDWNFRRLRFGVQYENEWWGANIQLRLENMLNRPDVVQTTNTLNYLDANGRPATTTYVTNTKLKDNRGYIHEAFAYAKIPYAGLRFVFGQLPTQFSREYLQSSANFVTLERSMIVNAIPQFDNGVMLQATPLKEIDHKWERYLQVSIMMSNGKGGGGDYGTGRRQDLTTANRYGAVNTSPIYYARAQVNVFGGLKRESDGKMVNWQEGEEIFQRELKWSIGAGYVQTQNLITPSLYVPEYTPGTTSGIQLLTSQGSNPDRGGLDANGNPNFLVQNSVPTLGRPKMGLIGHTYDSTFTYKGFYLSGAYTKFGGAASNDLFGYHGTIGYNLPFLEKYYIMPVLKYEYIQGDFNRNGKVDPTDSLRVYWAGLNLFGDKHHFKAQLYYQVLGNQFDVNPSTGNAMPIDDRRVYLQLQANFWTGVVSPEAYSYRPN from the coding sequence ATGAAAACTATCTCTAAAGTTCTCTTAGGCCTCCTATTCCTTACGAGGGCGATTTCTGCTGAACCAAACACAAATCTCCAATCCAAAGAAGAGACCCCGGCTCCTCTAGAAGCCAAAGAACATAAAAAAGAAACAAAAGAACCGCAAGCGAAAGTTTACCGTGAACTCTACGAAGACACGGAATCTGGTCAGATTTTTACAAAACCAGGTCCAAACCGAGTGAAAGTGGAATACAATCGTCCTCTTACGAATGGAAATTCAAGCACACTTCCTGATGCCTTTGCACATAGACCGGATGACACCACAAAAGAAAAACTAACCATTGCAGGCCGTATGCAATTTAGAGGGGTTTCTGGTTCGGAAGACTCACTCTACAATAATGGACATCGAGATTTTAATTCCGTCGATTGGAACTTTCGAAGACTCCGTTTTGGTGTTCAATATGAAAATGAATGGTGGGGAGCCAATATCCAACTCCGTTTGGAAAATATGCTCAACCGACCAGATGTGGTCCAAACAACCAACACATTAAATTATTTAGATGCAAATGGAAGGCCTGCGACTACAACATATGTAACCAATACCAAACTAAAAGATAATCGTGGTTATATCCATGAGGCATTTGCTTATGCAAAAATTCCTTATGCCGGATTACGATTTGTATTTGGTCAGTTACCAACTCAATTCAGTAGAGAATATCTCCAATCATCTGCTAACTTTGTAACATTAGAACGAAGTATGATTGTAAATGCCATTCCTCAATTTGACAATGGTGTGATGCTCCAAGCCACTCCATTAAAAGAAATTGATCATAAATGGGAAAGATACTTACAAGTTTCTATTATGATGAGTAACGGAAAAGGTGGTGGTGGAGATTATGGGACAGGTAGACGACAAGACCTAACCACTGCCAATCGGTATGGAGCTGTAAATACTTCACCTATTTACTATGCACGAGCACAAGTGAATGTTTTTGGAGGTCTCAAACGAGAATCTGATGGAAAGATGGTGAATTGGCAAGAGGGAGAAGAGATTTTCCAACGTGAGTTAAAATGGTCGATTGGCGCTGGTTATGTGCAAACTCAAAACTTAATAACCCCTTCTCTTTATGTTCCCGAATACACTCCTGGAACCACTAGCGGAATTCAATTACTTACATCACAAGGATCAAATCCTGACCGCGGGGGTTTGGATGCCAATGGAAACCCAAACTTCTTAGTGCAAAACTCAGTTCCTACGCTTGGTCGACCGAAGATGGGGCTCATCGGACATACTTACGATAGCACTTTTACTTACAAAGGTTTTTATTTATCTGGCGCCTATACCAAATTTGGTGGTGCTGCTTCCAATGATTTGTTTGGATATCACGGAACAATTGGATACAATCTTCCTTTTTTGGAAAAATACTACATCATGCCTGTGTTAAAGTATGAGTACATCCAAGGTGATTTTAACAGAAATGGAAAAGTAGATCCAACCGATTCTTTACGAGTTTATTGGGCCGGACTCAATCTTTTCGGTGATAAACATCATTTTAAAGCACAACTTTATTACCAAGTCCTCGGCAATCAATTCGATGTAAATCCGAGTACAGGAAACGCGATGCCAATCGATGACAGAAGAGTTTACTTACAATTACAAGCAAACTTTTGGACCGGAGTGGTTTCTCCTGAAGCTTATAGTTATAGACCCAACTAA